A stretch of DNA from Arthrobacter globiformis:
TGCTTTCGGCGTCTACTACATGAGGGTGTGGATTCTTGGCGCGATGTCCCGAGTTGACGTGCCTGCCGCCTCGCTGATCTTTCATACTCGTCCATGGCCAGCCTGTTGGATGACTACATGACGGAATGGTGAGACGCGCCGAAGCACCCTTAGCCGCTAAGAACCCAACAGCGGTCGGCACTCCGCGCATCGCATTGGGTGCGCTTCGCCGGTTCTCGGTTTCATATGCGCTGTTATCAGCGATTGATGGCAGCAGCATGCTGACCCCTCAGTGCCTGTGTCAGGTGTCTTGTAACTAGCGATGCACGCACCGCGCGAGTTCAGGTGGTGAGTGCAACACCCTGAATTCTGTGGGGTGTCGTGATGGGCAGACCGTGGTCGCCGTTGAGTGTTCGTTTAGCAGGTTGCAGTCGCACTCACCCCATGGGCCAGAAAATGGATCCGTGCAGTTGAGGCGACGGCAGGTAGGGTGAGACGTCTCGTGTCCGAAGGGTTGCAAGACGTGTTCTGGAAAAGTCCGTCCGCGCCCGAGGCACTACAGAGTGCCAATAATCTAGTGTTGGGTGAGACACGCCGCACCTCATCAAAATACGTTCGTGCCACAGACCTGAGCCCAAAGTGGGTCAGTAGGACGTTGTGATGCGTTCCCACACTTCGTCAGCGTCGAGGTCAAGGCCCAGTTTCTTGACGTTCTGCTGCACGAGGAGCCGTCCGGTATGGGAGAGGTGGGCATGCATAGCGGCCGCTGCCGCCTCCCCCTCGCCCCGCGTGATGGCATCGAAGACTGGATCGTGCTCATGTGCAGTGTCCACGAGGGTGCGGTCAACGCCTGCTGTTGACGCGCCCAGTATCCGCGTTGACGCTCGCAGCCGGTTGATTATCTCCCGGATTCTGTGGTTTCCGGAGGCTTGGATGATGAGGTCGTGGAAGCGCTGATCGTGCTGGAAGAACCGCGTCTCGTCGTCTGCGGTCGTGGCGTCAAGCATCTGCGTCATTTCCTGACGGAGCGCCAGGACGAGTTGTTCTGACGCGTTCAGGGCTGCGCGGCGTGCGGAGGGACCTCCAGCGCCAGCCGAACGGCGAATATTTCTGCGACGTCTTCCGGGCGGGGCTGAACGATCCGAAACCCTTTATTGCGTTCAAACCGAACCAGGCCGGCCTCCTCCAGGCGCAGCATAGCGTCACGGACCGGGGAGCGGGAGATGTCGAAGGTCTCCGCCAGTTGGTACACGGAATACACCTCGCCCGGCTTCATCTCTCCGGACATGACCGCGGCTCGCACTCTGTTCATGACCTTGCCCGTCAGGGAGGTTTCGGGTTCTCCGTGATTCCGTCAATCTGGCAGGCCGATCGTGTTGGAGTATCGCAGTGCCTCAGGCCGATTGGGTGCGCCCGTTGTTCCTAGACTATTGTCACGGAGGACCACCGGGGGGAGTGGACTCTGTTGTCAGCGCAGAGGATGAAGTTGAGGGAACCGGACGCCTCCGCCACGGAGTTCGACTAGGTCGCGGATAAGGGGCTCGCTGGACCCGCGCCGCTGGCATGGAACCATAGTGCTCGGCGAGCTTCGCCAGCCCGTCATCAAGTGAGACAGCGGGCGTCCAGTTGAGGAGTTTACGGGTGTCGCGCTGGTCGTACCAGTGGGCGGTGGAGAGCTGTTCAGCGAGGAACCTGGTCATCGGCGGCTCTTCTTTGCGCCCGGCCCAGGTCCAGAGCTTCTCTATCGCCGTTCCCGCTGCCCGTGCCACCCCGCCCGGCACTTTCCACGAAGGCGCGGGGACGCCCCCCGCAGCGCATATGCCCGACAGCAGCTCGCCGACCGGGCGGGGCTCGCCGTTGCTCACGACCAGGGCGCGGCCATGGACGTGTTCCATGCGGTGCAAGGCGGCGACGATGGCCGAGGCGGCGTTGACCACGTACGTGGTATCGATCAGGGCGCCACCGGCGTCGAGCAGAGGCAGGCGGCTTCGGGCGGCGCGTGCCAGGACCCGTTCCACCAGTTGAGTGTCGCCGGGGCCCCAGACGATGTGGGGACGCACCGCTGTGACACGGAATTCCGGGGCGTCCGCTGCCAGCGCCAGCAGCTCTGCCTCGGCCTTGGTGCGGGAGTAGTGGCCGTGCGCATGTTTCGGGTCAGCGGGCTCCGCGCCCACCCCGGCGATGGCGGCGCCGGAGTTGGCCACGGACGGGGAGGAGACGAACACCAGATCCCGTACCCCGGCCTCACGCGCGGAACGGAGCAGATGGCGGGTGCCTTCGACGTTCACCTCGTTGAACTCGGTGGCACGGCCGGTGAAAGAAACTTTCGCGGCCAGGTGAATGATTCCTTCTGCGCCCTGGACTGCTTCGCGGACCGCTACATCGTCCGTGACGGACCCGAGGAAGTCCGTGGCGCCGTCGACTCCTGATGGACGGCGCTGAAATGTAGCCACAGCGTGGCCCTGGCGAATCAGTAGCCCGGCCACTTCCCGCCCGAGCAGTCCGCTTGCGCCGGTGACGAGGACCCTCATGGCTCTCCCGGACGGCCGCCGGCCAGCACCCGTGAAGCCCAGCGGGACAGACGGGTCCTGTCGATTTTGGCGTTGTGCCGGATGTCGGTGGGTTGTGCGGGCACTGCGAGGACAGCGGAGATGTTCACGCCCGCCTCAAGCGCAGCCGCGCGGACGCGGCCGGCGAGCTGCGGCGGAGCAGGGCCGGATTTGCGAGCGGGAGGTACGGTCTCGACGATGGCGACGACGGCCTGGGTTCCTGCCGGGCCGACCCCGGCGATGGCGGCCAGCCGGACGCAGTCCAGGCGTTCGATGGACTGTTCGAGCCCGACGGGCGTCACCACAGCACCGGGCGCTGTCACGACATGGGGGAGACGTCCTTCCACCCAGAGCCGGCCGGCGGCGTCGAAGTGCCCCACGTCGCCGGTGCGGTGCCATCCGGGCAGACTGCTGCTCTCCTGCTGGGTCAGCCAGAGCCTGTCGTACGTTTCCTTGACGTGCGCGGCGCTGACCAGGATCTCGCCGGTGACGCCGGCATCGGTCACGGGATGGGACCCGGATGCCCTGCCATCCGCCGCCAGTTCGACGACGGCCACGCGGGCGCCATGCACGGGCATCCCCACGCACACGCCATTGCCTGCTCCCGCCACGGTGCCGGCGGCTGCTTCGGCATCGGCGGACTGGATTTGTTCGAGGCTGATGTCGGTGACCGGCAGCACCTCCGTCATCCCGTAGGGGGTATGCAGAGAGGCGCGGGGCAGCAGCTGCTGCACCTCCGCCAGGAGCCGTTCCGGGACGGGCGCGCCGGCGGAGAGAAGCAACTCGACACCTTCCAGGGCTTGATGCCCTGCCCCAGTCAGGGCCTCCCGGGTGGCAAGGAGGTTGCGCAGCGCCGCCGGTGAGGCGAAGACCACCGTAGCGTCTATGGCCGCGGCGGCGTCCGCCAGCGCGCGGGCCGTTAAGGTGCGGGGCGCAGTAACGTCCATGGCTGGCGTGACCGAAACCGCTCCGAGTGCCGGGCCCAGCAAGGCGAAGGGGGCGAAGCCGGCCACGAGCCGGGCACCGGAACGTATCCCGAATGTTTCGGCCACCGTATCCCGCATCGCGGCCAGCTGCCGGTGAGTGTAGAGCACGCCTTTGGCAGGACCGGTGGAGCCGGATGTGAAGAGCACAGCGGCCGGGGCGGTTGGGTCCAACGTATGCGTTAGCCGGCCTGCGTCGTGTCCGGCACCGCGCCCGGTCAGGGCGGACAGTGAGGTTTCGACGCCCAGGATCCGGCGGCGGGCGGCCGGGAGGTCCCGCACGCTGATCCTCCGTCCCGGCCAGCCGAGCATCGCGGCAGCCGTCAGCGCCTTGTCGATTCCGATCAGGAAATCGGGCGTCGCGCCTTTCACGGCGCGGCTCAGGCCTCTGGTTCCTAACCCGGCGTCAGCCACGACCACCACCGCACCCAGCTGGAGGCAGGCGTAGAGGGCTACGGTCAGGTCCACTCCCGGTGGAACCATCAGGCTCACCCTGCTGCCGGTGCCCACTCCGGCTTCCCGAAGCCCCGCGGCAAGGTTCACAATGGCTCGGTCCAGTTGCTGCCAGCTGAGCGAGCGGCTGACTTTGCCGTCCGGTGACATTTCCGCGACGGCGGTATCTCCTCCCGCGGACCCTGCTGCCTGCTCACCGGGCAGGTCCCAAAGGGGCCGGAAGCCCGTCCGTGGCTCCGGGTCGACTGTCTCCGTCGGGCTCTGGCAGGCGATCGTCATGGTTTCCCTTGTTCGGGGATCGCCCCTGTTGGTCCTGCCTTGCCCGGCGAGCCACTGGAAAACAGGGGCGGCGATGTCCCGGTCTTCCGCCACGAGATGTCCTGCGCCTTCGAACCGGTGCACGTCCGCGTGGGGAAGCCGGCTGATGAGGTCCTTGAGGTATCGGTCGGAAAAGATGGGATCCCTGGGGCCCCAGAGCATCAGAGCCGGGACTTTCAGTCTGCGCAACCCTTCCGCTATGCGGTTGAGCGCGGGGAAGCTGGGATGGGACGCATCCAGGGGAATATCGGCAACGAAATTCCCCACCCCGGCCCGTTGGCGGGCTCCGCGGTAGGGGGCCATGTAGGCGTTCCGGATGTCGGCGGGCAGCGGCGGGTGTGCCAGTGAATGTGTCACCCGCAGAAAGGCGTCGGACGTCGTCGTTCCCCACCCATGCACTGCGGGGTGCAGGGCAAGCCGCAGGGCTCGCGGGATTCCCGCATTGGAGGGCTGGTGGACGGCCGTGTTGGTGAGCACCACCCCGGTGACGTGCTGAGGGTGCGCCAAGGCCCAGCCCAGGCTGATCACGCCTCCCCAGTCATGACCCACGGTAACGACCGGTCCGTCCAGGCCCAGTTCGTTGGTAAGGTCCCCCAGGTCATTGATCCGGTCCGCCAGGCGCCGGAATGTGCCGGTGCGCTCCGAAAACCCCATATCCAGCTGATCCACCGCCACCACGCGCCACGGATGTACCGGGTCAGATCCGGCGGCCAGCAGCGTCCGCCACAGATATGACCACGTCGGGTTCCCGTGGACGCACAGCAGGGTGCCGGCGGGAGTCAGGCCGCGGAAGGAGAGCTGGGCACCGTTGTCCAAGAGGTGCCAGCGGCGCACGGTGCCCGGCTCATCGGTGGCGGAGGTGGAGACAGCACTGATTTCACGCGACCATTCGGGGTCGACGCCGGGCCAGTCTGCGACTACCAAAGGATTTCCATCATGGCGGTGTTCAGGCCGGAACCGACCCCCATGCACAGCACGCGGTTCCCGGTTTCGAGGAACTGCGCCTCGGCGGCGAGGGTCATCGGGAGGGAGGCAGGGCCCACGTTGCCCCAGTGCGGGAACGTGATGGGAACCCTGTCCGGATCCAGGCCGATGGCGTCAATGATGGCCTTCGTGTAGGCATTGCTCACCTGGTGTGTAACGTACCGGTCCATCGAGCCCCAGTTCCATTCCGGCTGTGCCTCGTGCCAGGCATCGACCACGAGCTGCAGGCCGCCGTCGAGCAGGCCCTTCGTATCCGTTGCCATGCCATCGATGCCGCCCACGCACAGTTCATGGTGCTCGGTGCCGGCCCGCATCACGCCGCCGACGATTCGGTGCGCGCCGGGATGCAGGTCCGCCGGGCCGAGGACGGCCGCGGCAGCCCCCGATCCAAGCGTGAGCGTGGCGAACTCCCGGTTGAAGTCTTCACGGGTGGTCTCTGGCCGTTGAAGTCTGGCCAGGGTGGCCTCCTGCGTTGCCTGAGCGTCCTCACCGTTGACGATCATCGCATGTCTGATCTGGCCGGAGTCGATCATGTTGGCCGCCAGCGTCAAGCCGTTGACGAATCCGAGGCAAGCGTTGGCCAGGTCGAAGTTCATGGCCGACGAGGGCAGGCCGAGTCCGTGGTGGATCTTCACCGCGACGGACGGTTCCAAGTTGCGCCGGGTGACTGAGGTATTGATCAGCAGGCCGATTTCGGACGCTTCTACGCCAGCCTCGGCCAGGGCCTTCGCGCCGGCTTCGACGGCAGCATCATCGAACGAGGTCCCAGCAGCCCACCAGCGGCGGTGTGTGATGCCGGCAACGCGCTCAAGCAACCGCGGCGGGAACTTCAGCCGCTGCAGAGTCGACGCCAACCTGCGGTCGAAATCCGTGGAACTCACGATCCTCGGAGCCTCGACACTGCTCACCGAAAGCAGCGCGGTGTTGGTATGCCGGAAGGTTGCATTCCCTGCCAAGTTGAGCCCCTGTTCGTTCCGTCCTGCATTCATGCGGTGACTGTACCCATAAAGCCCAAGAGCTTAACTATGCCGGTGCGAGCCCCTGCATGTCGCCCCAAAGTGGCACCGCATTCGTTCCGCAACCCTCTTGCCAAAATGCTGGTTTTCGCAGTGCAGAAGTCAGACCGAGCTCCGCCCGTGGAGCCGCAGCCGTTTCCACAGCGCCGGGTCTCGCTGGTGCAGTCTGCTCGGCAGGGTTCAAGGAATGAACCCTAGGCTCCATTGGCTCTCTCGAAGGCCACTCAATATCAAGTAGAGTGCTTTTAGAAATGGGGCCGCCTGCTGGCTGATTTGACCTGCGATCCTGCGGCTTTCGGATCGTGACTACTGCGGATCCCCGGCCCGGCGGCCCAACGGCGGGCCATCCCTCGGCTGACACTATGGAACGCATTCTTAGTACGGCGTACGAGCTGTTCTCCCGGCGCAGTATCCGGGATGTGGGCGTCAACGAATTGATCGAGACGTCCGGGGTCGCCAAGTCGACGTTCTACCGGCACTTCCCGTCAAAGGACGACCTTGTTCTCGCGGTTCTGGCGCTACGGGATCAGGTCTGGTTTTCTGGAATCGTTGCCGAGGCACAGCGCCGCAGCGCCAGTCCTGAGGAAGAATTGCTGGTCATCTTCGATGTCTTCGCTGACCGGCTCCATAGCGGCGGTTACAAATCGAACATGCTGATCAAGGTCCTCATGGAAATGGCCCAGATCACGCCCTCGGCCACGTGAGCGTGCAGTACCTGGCCAGGATCCGGGGGCATGTCGAGGACCTGGCCGAAGACGCCGGGCTGGAGGACTCCGAGTTGTTTGCCCGGCATGGCACCTCCTCCTGAAAGGCTCCATCATCTCTGCCATGGAAGGCGATCGTGAGGCGGCCAAAATAGCCCGGCAGTTAGCCAAATCCCTCATCGAGCGCCACCGCCGCTCCGTGCCCTGACCTAAATGCTCTGATTAACGTGCAGGCACAGGTGAACTGTACGGGCAGGATAGCTGCCTCCGCGTGTGCCTTGGCATGAAGACAGAAAACTATACGGTGGACTTGGTCGGCTGCGCTTCGCAGAAGCTGCGGCGGCCGGCGCCGGCCCGCGAACTGTATGTCTCTCAGCTGTTCAACAAGGCCGCCGCCTCCGCGGAACAAACCTGTGACCGCTGGTACGTCCTGTCAGCCAAGCACGGACTCCTGCACCCGGACGCCATCCTCGAGCCCCACGACATGAAGCTCGGGACCAATCACCGCACGTCCCCGCCCACCACGCGTGGTGCAACCGGGTCCGGGAACAGCTGGCCGCCGAGCTCTCGGGCCTGGAGAACGTCACGCTCACTGTCCTGGCCTGGGAGCAGTACCGGTATGCCGTCTACGGGTGCCATTGGCCCCACGAGATTTCGATGAAGGGCATGGGCATAGGCCAACAACTGGGCTGGCTGACCGAACAGCTCGCAAAGGAGCCCGTCCGGGCAGCCGGGTAGGGGCCAGCAGCAGCTTCTATTCTGCGGGTCGGGGCAATGACAACGAATCCGTGCACCTCGGTGAACTGCGAAACGCGATCCTCGCCGAGGCTCTGTTTCTCGCCGCCCTCTGCCAGAATCCCGCCCTCGGGCTGCCCTGAAATCCGGAGTTCGCCCTGGTTCCAGCCGGGTCCCACTACGTGTGAGCGTTGACGCTTGGGGTTCTCTCTACTCCTCCCAGCCCAGCCATTCAATTGCTTCCTCTCTAATGGCGGGGGAAACCGTATGGCCGCCCGCGAACTCCCGGTAGGTGACGTTGTAGCCCTGCCTTTTCAGGAGGGGCACCAACCGGCGGCTGGTTCGGTCAATCCGCAGGACGTTATCCCGGTCGCCGTGGGAAACGAAAATGCGGGGTCTGCCGGAGCGATGCGCGGGAGGGACAAAGCCGGGGGAGAAGGCAATGATTTTGGAAAAGAGGCCACCGTTTGCCAAGCCCAATCCCAAGGCGTAGGAAGCGCCATCGGAGAACCCGCCGATTGCGATACGGTTCGGGTCAACGAAGACCAGTTGGAAGATCCGTTCAAGCGCCCGGTTTATCGCCTTGACGTCGGATCCGAAGGTGCCGCGGACGCCGTCCCAGGTTGAGGTTCTGGACGACGGTGCGGCCAGGACGAGTCTGTGTTTTTCGGCATAGCCGGACAGTAGGCCTAGCACTCCTGCCGCCTCACCGCCGGCTCCATGAAGCAGGAGAACAAGCGGGGCCGGCCGTCCGGGGCGCAACGCTGCAGGCACGTAGAGTAGGGTGTCCCGTGCCGGTTCGATACCCAGTGCATATTGTCCCGGGGCGGGTGCCTGGCCTGGTTCCTTGCCTGGCACCGCGGTCAAGGCAGCGAGATTCCATGAGGCTTGCAAACGGACGATCCATGGTTACTTGGGGCAGCGGAGAGGGCAACCGCCGTTGGTACAGCTGCCCTCTCCTTGGAGGCAGGCAGGACCGGGTTGTCAGTAGAAGGAAATCAGCTCGACGAGTTCTCCGACGCGGTCCTCGGGATAGTTCCGGGCGATGTCAGCCTGGCTGATGATTCCGATCAGGTCGTGGCCGTCGATGACGGGCAACCGGCGCACCTGGTGCTCTCCCATGGTTCTGATTGCTTCCTCGATGGAGTCATCGGCCCCGATCGTTACCGGTTTGCCCTGACCAAAGTCCCCGGCCTTTGCGGTGCGCGGGTCACCGCCTTCAGCGAAGCATTTGATGACGATGTCGCGGTCAGTGATCATGCCTTTGAGCCTGTTGTCCTCCCCGCAAATAGGCAGGGCGCCGACGTCCAGCTCTTTCATCTTCCGGGCCGCGGCTTCCAGGGTTTCATTTTCACCGACGCATTCGACGCCGCCGGTCATGATTTCACGTGCTGTCGTCATGGCGCTCTCCTCATACTGGGTGGCTGGTTCCGGACCGCCGTGCCGGTGTCCTCTTTTTGCTCGGGCACGCGTTAACGCTAAGGATGCTGAGTGTAGGTGTCCAGAGCGGCACGCCGAGCGACACACGGGACGGCTCCGCAAGGCTGTCACTGCCTGGTGGGAACACCTGGATCCACTCCTGGGTGGACGGACCGACCAGGTACACGGTGGTCCATTCAAGACAGGTGGCGGTGCTTTTCGCCGCCACGCATCCGATGGACGCCATCCCGCTCCACCACGATCTGCTCG
This window harbors:
- a CDS encoding FCD domain-containing protein, with protein sequence MTQMLDATTADDETRFFQHDQRFHDLIIQASGNHRIREIINRLRASTRILGASTAGVDRTLVDTAHEHDPVFDAITRGEGEAAAAAMHAHLSHTGRLLVQQNVKKLGLDLDADEVWERITTSY
- a CDS encoding GntR family transcriptional regulator, with translation MNRVRAAVMSGEMKPGEVYSVYQLAETFDISRSPVRDAMLRLEEAGLVRFERNKGFRIVQPRPEDVAEIFAVRLALEVPPHAAQP
- a CDS encoding NAD-dependent epimerase/dehydratase family protein, coding for MRVLVTGASGLLGREVAGLLIRQGHAVATFQRRPSGVDGATDFLGSVTDDVAVREAVQGAEGIIHLAAKVSFTGRATEFNEVNVEGTRHLLRSAREAGVRDLVFVSSPSVANSGAAIAGVGAEPADPKHAHGHYSRTKAEAELLALAADAPEFRVTAVRPHIVWGPGDTQLVERVLARAARSRLPLLDAGGALIDTTYVVNAASAIVAALHRMEHVHGRALVVSNGEPRPVGELLSGICAAGGVPAPSWKVPGGVARAAGTAIEKLWTWAGRKEEPPMTRFLAEQLSTAHWYDQRDTRKLLNWTPAVSLDDGLAKLAEHYGSMPAARVQRAPYPRPSRTPWRRRPVPSTSSSALTTESTPPGGPP
- a CDS encoding alpha/beta fold hydrolase, producing MVVADWPGVDPEWSREISAVSTSATDEPGTVRRWHLLDNGAQLSFRGLTPAGTLLCVHGNPTWSYLWRTLLAAGSDPVHPWRVVAVDQLDMGFSERTGTFRRLADRINDLGDLTNELGLDGPVVTVGHDWGGVISLGWALAHPQHVTGVVLTNTAVHQPSNAGIPRALRLALHPAVHGWGTTTSDAFLRVTHSLAHPPLPADIRNAYMAPYRGARQRAGVGNFVADIPLDASHPSFPALNRIAEGLRRLKVPALMLWGPRDPIFSDRYLKDLISRLPHADVHRFEGAGHLVAEDRDIAAPVFQWLAGQGRTNRGDPRTRETMTIACQSPTETVDPEPRTGFRPLWDLPGEQAAGSAGGDTAVAEMSPDGKVSRSLSWQQLDRAIVNLAAGLREAGVGTGSRVSLMVPPGVDLTVALYACLQLGAVVVVADAGLGTRGLSRAVKGATPDFLIGIDKALTAAAMLGWPGRRISVRDLPAARRRILGVETSLSALTGRGAGHDAGRLTHTLDPTAPAAVLFTSGSTGPAKGVLYTHRQLAAMRDTVAETFGIRSGARLVAGFAPFALLGPALGAVSVTPAMDVTAPRTLTARALADAAAAIDATVVFASPAALRNLLATREALTGAGHQALEGVELLLSAGAPVPERLLAEVQQLLPRASLHTPYGMTEVLPVTDISLEQIQSADAEAAAGTVAGAGNGVCVGMPVHGARVAVVELAADGRASGSHPVTDAGVTGEILVSAAHVKETYDRLWLTQQESSSLPGWHRTGDVGHFDAAGRLWVEGRLPHVVTAPGAVVTPVGLEQSIERLDCVRLAAIAGVGPAGTQAVVAIVETVPPARKSGPAPPQLAGRVRAAALEAGVNISAVLAVPAQPTDIRHNAKIDRTRLSRWASRVLAGGRPGEP
- a CDS encoding 3-oxoacyl-ACP synthase III, which produces MAGNATFRHTNTALLSVSSVEAPRIVSSTDFDRRLASTLQRLKFPPRLLERVAGITHRRWWAAGTSFDDAAVEAGAKALAEAGVEASEIGLLINTSVTRRNLEPSVAVKIHHGLGLPSSAMNFDLANACLGFVNGLTLAANMIDSGQIRHAMIVNGEDAQATQEATLARLQRPETTREDFNREFATLTLGSGAAAAVLGPADLHPGAHRIVGGVMRAGTEHHELCVGGIDGMATDTKGLLDGGLQLVVDAWHEAQPEWNWGSMDRYVTHQVSNAYTKAIIDAIGLDPDRVPITFPHWGNVGPASLPMTLAAEAQFLETGNRVLCMGVGSGLNTAMMEILW
- a CDS encoding TetR/AcrR family transcriptional regulator — translated: MERILSTAYELFSRRSIRDVGVNELIETSGVAKSTFYRHFPSKDDLVLAVLALRDQVWFSGIVAEAQRRSASPEEELLVIFDVFADRLHSGGYKSNMLIKVLMEMAQITPSAT
- a CDS encoding alpha/beta hydrolase: MLGLLSGYAEKHRLVLAAPSSRTSTWDGVRGTFGSDVKAINRALERIFQLVFVDPNRIAIGGFSDGASYALGLGLANGGLFSKIIAFSPGFVPPAHRSGRPRIFVSHGDRDNVLRIDRTSRRLVPLLKRQGYNVTYREFAGGHTVSPAIREEAIEWLGWEE
- a CDS encoding CBS domain-containing protein yields the protein MTTAREIMTGGVECVGENETLEAAARKMKELDVGALPICGEDNRLKGMITDRDIVIKCFAEGGDPRTAKAGDFGQGKPVTIGADDSIEEAIRTMGEHQVRRLPVIDGHDLIGIISQADIARNYPEDRVGELVELISFY